Within the Hippoglossus hippoglossus isolate fHipHip1 chromosome 20, fHipHip1.pri, whole genome shotgun sequence genome, the region cagttaaaaacagttattaaaaaccagagtttatctccaatattcagcaggaaactgttaaaacatgaagaatcatgaacagagtttggtggatttgttacagctgcagctcttctggggcaggaagcagaggatcatgggtaatatctaCACAGAAGAAAACCACTTAATCGCTGAACAAGGAGCCCAACAGGATGAATCCcaacgtgtggctgcagggggcgctgatGCTCAGTAAACGTTAAATAGTGTAAGCTACATAGGTCAAGAGTTTCCATACGCATGTAAGTTTGCATGTTTCATATAAAGTAGAAAACGGTCTCATGTAATGAGTCATACAGTCGTTTCCCCTTTTCACATAAAAGCTTAAAAATAGAGAACGGAGCTCAGTAGAATTCATCCTCTAGTGAACATGAACGTCTGAACCTCGTTTCAtccatgttttctttccttaaTCTTCTGAATTAAATCCAGTGTGGGCCTCAGCACTTTTTTCAAGTGTTGAAGTAGAAGTTATTCAGGGAGGACGTCAACATAGACGGAGTCCGTAACATctaggagaagaaaagaagatgaaatacGTCACAAATTAAAGAAGATGCTGAGAGATCAACAGAGAAAGATCGGTTTAAATATATGACACACTCTCATAGTCCGACGCTTCTTCAAACATCCTCTGCTTGTCTTCTTCACCTGGATCTTCAGGCGGTCTTCGGGGTTGGATCAACAAGGCCGTCTTCCTTTTCACAGAGTGCCGCAGGTGCATGACCAGGCCCTGGTTCTTCCTCTTATAGTGACAAATCAGATCATCCAAGGTCTTAAAAAACGTCTCCTGCACACCTCCTGCCGTCTGAAGGAATGACACAGCAAACAGTCGAGAGAGATGACAAACATCGTGTCATTTCCCTGTGATACTGCAGAGTGTGAGTCTACTATATTTCACAGAGCCACTTGAAATAAGACCCAAGTTCAGAAGTGACCATGAACCTACAGTAAGCAGCCACCATGTTCATTAAGCAGCAAAGTGGTTGGAGAGGCAtgtgtttaaaacaaacatgataaCGATAGAGCTGAACCAAGTCACACTTCAGACAACTGGACCATCTGATTAAGAtcaacatgtgcacatgtgaaaGCATCTGTCAGCCCATCACTGTGGTCTGTGGTGTGTTCGTGTTGAAACGTCACAGAAGCTTCCTGTGGTGTGAGAGCTGATAACTACTCAGTTTCCATTTACAGCTGAAATATGTGTTCAAAACTGATCTCTGCTTATTTCActctgaggaggaagaatgATGCCAGAATGAAATGACaactttaaactgtaaaaataacagttaTGCATTCGTTGGATTCTAAGAAACTTCTGTATTTCTGAGAGGCTGAATGTGGATCACAGCCACAATGTTTTCTGGGTTAAAACAACGGTTTCATGTTCGttgatattgtgtttttaatgtttaacgTGAGACTTGTTGAGCACAACGGGTTATTTAGTACAGATGTAAATATCTGAATATCTCTATCTTTTAAGGTCACAGTTATATAGGATTTATTTAGAGTCGATAAAACTGAGGAATgtaaaaaaagtctgaaaacaaaaaacatttaattggtGTTTGTGAAGTTCAGCTGATCGAAGCTGATCGATCTGCATCAGAGCAGTTTTTGGATACGAGACATGTTTGACGAGTCTCATTATCAGCTTGTCATTATATGAACTTTGAAAtgcattaataataaataaggtGTGACACGTTTTGCCTCAATAAAATGTTGTTCAGTGAAGATCAGATCAGTGGACAGACGTAACGAGCTGTTAACACTTGTGAACGCTAATGtaacatctctgtgtgtgtgtgtgtgtgtgtgtgtgtgtgtgtgtgtgtgtgtgtgtgtgtgtgtgtgtgtgtgtgtgtgtgtgggtgtgtgtgtgtgtgtgtgtgtgtgtgtgtgtgtgtgtgtgtgtgtaccagcaGAGTGTACTGtccagtacatgtctgaaacaGCCTGTAGGTGTTCACCACCTTCTTTTTACTGTAGAGAtgaaacaacaaatcacaaatcaaACTACGTTTCAATtgtttcacaaacaaacatcagagatcAAGAAACAAAACACGACACTAATGAATCACAGAAACCAGAACACACTATTTAACACAGTTATGATCTTTCTCTCAGTTTCTGTAAAAGAAGTCATTTCTCTCTCATCGTCACATCTATAATTTGTGGTGATCTCTTGATCTCGTGTTTTTCAGACTGTAATTTGTTAAATTGACCTTTGATCAATCAgcggaaaaaacaacaacattccCAGTGATGATGCGTTGTtgagtcactcacacacacacacacacacacacacacacacacacacacacacacacacagaggagttACAGGAAACATACAAACGGAATAAAACGAAATGTATTTTGCttcatatctttttttaaacaaatgaatttgacggagtaaaatgtgttttacagtgtaaaataaacacttaaatgAAGAGTAGATCAAGATCCCTGATGAACATTGATGAGCTTTATGAGAAAATATGGTTTTGTTTACATGCTCAGATAAAAAATATCCTTGTATAATATCTAGTAACACTGGTAATACTGATACAGCAGTAAAATACAATGGTAACATGAAAACATACTAAAACCAACACAAATGTTTACGCAAACAATAATTGTTTTGCTCTGGACTATTAATTTGTAATCTAATAAATATTAGGATTATTGTTAGGTGTGAAATTATGAAACGTTTTAAACGAGAACTTCAACAAACACGTAGATAAATGAAAAGTACTCActagacacacagacacatggctCCCTGGATGGTCTCACTGGCTCGGATCAGATAAGCTCCGTCCTTGTTCTTCTTTCCCAGAAGTTCCTCGCACTCCTTCTTGCTGATGGTGCCGTGGTAGCACAACGGCAGAGCTTCTGCCATGGCGAGGAGACACCGAGACGTGCCTTCAGATGCCCTTCATTCCTCAGAGTGGCAGCAGATCTGGGTTCCCGCTGCTGCCATAGAGGCCCGGCCCTGGCAGGTGGATGAGGGCTGGTGGTGTGAGGATGTGAACAGAGGTCAGCACTCAccacaaagacagagacaagaAAAACCACCGACAGCTTCACAGGaagtgtgaacatgtgtgaagAGAGAGGAACAACGTGAGATACGCTCGACTGATTAACTGAACAGAAACACTTTATCTACACTAGCAGAGGTCAGTGCTGATCAGAACAGgaagataaaaaacaagtaAGTTTATTTCTCTGAAGAGAATTTAACTTAGATACAGAAAGACTAGATGAACTCGATGAATATGAATTGTTACCATTAAACAGAAGATTATTAAGTATGGAACTTTATCTCAGATCAAAAGTATGTTGAAGGACGTTAAAACTCTTTTGTTGATGCGAtgttaacattttgtttttcttgtcttaattgttgtatttgttgatGCAAATGTCTGAGAATAAAGAATTATCCACATATCAGGTAATAAGATGTTTTACTTGTGtgaacaaacaataaaatgacaaagttAAATCAAATTCAGACAGTTTCAAAGTTTTTATAAATCATCTCTGTGCAGGGATTTAAAAGTGGTGATTTTACAATTAAAGTCAAAACTTTACAAGAATCAAGTCGtaatattttgagaataaaatcaaaaagagaataaaatgcAACTTTCTTCTCGTAATGACGTCATTCTCTAAATCTTTATTTGCATGAAAAGCAGATCTTATGACCTCACTAGACTCAGATcaaatttataaatacatttaaatctggCCTCTTGGAAGATTTCTTTGCCAGTAAATGACATATACTCATAATAACTTAACAAATAACAAAGCAACAGACAAGATATTTGATCATTCGTTGGTACAGCGTTATATTTAGGGCTGCAAATATTGAAGTGCTGTACACTGTGGAAACCTGCAGGAGGTGCTGTACGCAGCGACCCGGGGAGTGGGGCGTCCAGGTGGAGCGTCAGGTGCTCCCTGTCAGCTTCACTTCAACAGATTTGTGTTCCTCGTCTGCTTTGGTCTGACCTCCTGCCGTCTGCTGCTTTAATCACTGCAGGTTCATGTTGAACACACGGCCTGTGGATTCAGGGGAAACGGGAGCAGAGCCCAGTCCAGACTTTGGGTCTTTAGCTGCTCTGTCGCCTTCGTACACGTCACATCCTTCCACGAGGTTTCATACAAGTCAACCAAACAAGCAGCTCTTGTTTTTAAAACCCTTCTCGTCCTCTTCCTTGGTGACATCTTCCTGTTCggactctgtgtttgtgcagcagccgACGTTTTGCTCCCAAACACAAATGTTCTTTTGAGGATTTCCTCCTCTCTTGGATCTCCTCTGTacttgctgctgtttttgaaatgtttaaaatcctgtttctctctctgtgttgaaGATGATTGCGGCCGAAGGAGAAGTGAAAGCGTCTCGAGCTTAAATGGAGGCAGCGTCCGGCACCACCCGGAGGTCTGCAGGGAAATAACAGCGCTCAGACGTGCTCGTCACAGGCCGTCAGCTCGTTACACGTGTGGAGCGTTTGAATTCTCTGTGGCTGTGAAACTGGatgtaaatctgtaaatatacacaaaatatGTATCAGTCGCTTGGTTGAAGtcagtttttttatgtgtcAGCATCTTTCATCAAGTGGCCAGAGGCTTCATGTTTTCAGGACCCGTCCAAGTTCTGTGAACACGATAACTCGAGAACGCCTCAAGAGAAATTCTTCAAacgttcacttagactcacagattagatttgggtgaactaaggtcaaaggtcaaggtcacaaaacatttaatcataaacataatatctcaagtctgtctttaggaAATGTTTTGagcagttgtcacttggactcaaatatgagtggttaaaggttaaaagtcaaaggtcacggtgaacCCGAATGTGTGTAGACTAGATGTTAACAACCACAGGATCTTGAcccaaaacaaatctgacatCTCTAGAGAACTGAttctcaaataaaaatatggatctagttaattttaatgtggtttcaagAGGGGGCTGTCATGAACTCGACTGAGTGTAGTCGATATTTCTCCTGTAAGAAGCAGAAAACCACGTGTTGATGGGTCGGCGATGGCCGAGGTGTTTGCTCACCGGAGTCAGAGGCCGGTTCAGTAACAACAGAAAGTGCAGCTCATGGTGTCAGAGAACGGATGCATGTCGGATCCTATTATCAGGACCTAAAGCTGCAGTTTAACACACATGAAAATGTTCGGGTCCCTCGATTTAGCTGCGATTATCTCGGCAGCTTTGGCTGAGGACTCTTATAATAGAACTTCAGACCCTGCCGACTCCTGCAACAGCCTCACACTCGTTTACCAAATGAGACGGTGCTCGAGGTTTAACCTGAACTTGAGCGTCGGCTCTGGATCAGATGATCCAGGAGGAGGAATTCAAATGTTGCACGGTTTCTATCAACTTACTCAAACGATGTCGCTCTCAATGAACTGACAGCTTGTCtaattttttttcagtgttagTATAAGGTataagatattttttaaatcttaaccAGCATGACATGTTTCTGGTACTTTCTTCTAACCAGGGTCTTCACAGAAATCAGATGAGTAGTTGCTTTAATTCCATGAGAATCAGAAAACGTCACTGCTCCGTGTTTCAGGCTCAAACTGAGCCGTCGCTGTCGGAGTTTTACTTTGAGGAAGAAACAGTGAAACTGGTTTAATAATCTACGTCTCAGTTTTGAGTCAGGTCAGGTGACTGACGAGGGCGTGGCCTCCAGAAATAAGCTCTTTAGCCGAGCAGGACATCGTGACCTGTCACTGATCTTTCATCTGCTGCATCAGTTCAGTCCAGGTCTGcagagctgaaaacacacatattaGTATTCTTAGCTATTAACGTGTCCTTTAGTGTAAAATACGCCAATAATATTATCCTACAACTGCGTAAAGTTTGCTCTTAGACAAAAGGTTTTTATTCCTGTTCGTAAAGTTTGCAGTTATCAAGGATACGATGTGATTAAAGAGAAGTAGCAAACTGAGGTGGAATCAAACTTAGGACTCAGAGACTCGTCGTGTCGTTGGACGCCTCACCTGATGGAAACAGATTGTGCAGAGGACAGCGAGTCCAcagtctctttctgtgtctttctgtctttgacTTTGTGATTTCCGTGTCTAACTCAGTTTCACTGCGTTTGAAGCGTGTCTGCATGCGGGGCCCTGCTCTCTCCGTCCATGTTAAATTACATGTGTTCCTGTAGAAATACAGTGAGTACAGGGCAGCATGGGCTGGGTGCAGTGTGGTCAGAGTCTGTGGAGCTATTAATAACCAGCGCTGGTGGGGCTCCAACTTTTGTCGGCACAGATTTCCCACCACGGTGGTTTGAGCCCCCTGAGCACAGAGAGCTGACGTCTCTCGACTGTACTTTGTCTGGTTTCAACTATAAAACGTAGTTTGAACAGAAGTGAACATGAAATAATCCAAGATGCAGAACAGACTCTTTAATCTCATAACTCTGCTCTCAGCCCTGTAACAATATCTGATTGTATGTTTGATTATCGTGGCTAAAATAATTTAACATGATACACAACATGCTAAGCAATAAGGACGGTATCCAACAGTCCACCACAATATTAATAACTTATTGAGATGttatcttcctctctcttctgttctgtctccacctctccatcctTCTACAAACCGACCCTCttatccctcctccctctctttctctctatctccccaacagtccctccctccctccctcagtccCCTCCTTCACTCGGCACTGAGagctcctgctctctcctcctcttcacctccttcattCCCTGTTTGCCTCTGGTGGTCGGAGGAAGGATGCTGCCCCGCAGACTTGTGGGTCTGCTGGGACTCCTCGTGCTCTGCACAGGTAAGAAAAACACCCACAGCTCTTTAGTCATCACTTTAAAATGATCCTCTGGTGAGAATCTGGTGAGAGTTCACCCTTATCAGCGAGGAGGGATTGATCCAGAGAGAACCAGAGGGAAACATGACTGTGTCGTActtagaggtgtgtgtgtgtgtgtgtgtgtgtgtgtgtgtgtgtgtgtgtgtgtgtgtgtgtgtgtgtgtgtgtgtgtgtgtgtgtgtgtgtgtgtgtacagagagCTTAGTGAGGTGCAGGAAGGAACAGATTATTTAAAGTCAACCCATCGTCTCCAGGTTGATGTTAAAATAGAAAAGCCTGCATATCTTTCTGTCAGCTGCTGTAAAAGTAAATATACAGtcgctcacactcacactcacacacacacacacacacacacacacacacacattcatccgTTATACACACTTTACTAATGTGGGGTTGGATTGGGGCCATCTCCACCCTGTAACCCCGCCCTCcctgtttgattgacagctgtaaTCACCCGTTGTGTTCATGGAGGGGCGGGTGCTGAGGGgatgaggtgtttttttataGCAGCCTGATCCGTGTCTGCTAAATACAGATCAGTTCATCTTTTAGTCCAAGTGAGCGTTTGTACCAAATCTAAAGGAAgtccctcaaggcgttcttcAGATATCATGTGGACcgggacagagggacagagggacggagggacggacAACCGGACAACGAGGCGTCACCAGCGGGGACACAAAATGTTATGAGAAATACGGAGTCTATAACGTCAGTgaacattttcctcaggagtttatgtctcaatctctagtttcaagtcttcttcaacacaGCTGATGTTCACTTTATAGATTATGATCCATGTTGAGTCAAACAGTTCATAAAGCACCGTGGGTAttgtttcaaaaaaccaagGAGGCGctgaacaaaatgtcaaactggaGGCTTCATGACAGCAGCTCCCCAACGAGTGGAGTGATTCCCAGACGCAGCAGCTCAAGGTGATTCAATCTGCAGCCTGATCTCTGCCTGTCGGAGCTGAAGAGGTCAAACCAACGCCCCACCTACGAGAAACCAGACAAAGAAGTGATCTCAGCATTTACTGTCACAcctctctgacctttgacctttctgaCCTGCAGGTTCATGCTGTCAGAACGATGACCTCAGtgaatgttgctgctgttctcGATTGATCTGTCCTCTGCTTTGTTTCACGATCAAATATACAAATGATTCTTCTCCCATGAGCCTCAGCTGTCGCCCGTTCTGTGCCCTCAGGTCAGGAGCAGAGCGGGGGGGGCGAGCCCTGCGACAACTTCACAGACCTCAACCTGTCCCACTGCTTCATGGGAACCAGCCTGTACGTGCGGCTGCTCCTCTACACCCGCGACAACCTGGACTGCGGCCGTGAGATCAACCACCAGCACCTGGCCTCACAGTCGCTCTTCAACCTCTCCCGTGCCACCGCCTTCGTCATCCATGGCTACCGGCCCACCGGAGCGCCCCCTATCTGGATCGACCACTTAGTCCGCCTGCTGGCCGAGCAGGAGGACATGAACGTGATCGTGATGGACTGGAACAAGGGGGCGGCGAACCTCAACTACTTCACTGCCGTGGCCTACACGAGGGAGGCCGCACACAACCTGACCGGGTTCATCATGACCATGGAGGTGAGAGAACGAGAGTCACCAAACCAAAGACAGTTGCCGTCTGTAAATGTGTCTGAGTGGCAGGACGGAGCCGGAGGTAAACGAGagtttggtgtttgtgtgtccgcAGGAGGAAGGAGCCTCTCTGAGTTCAGTCCACCTCATCGGCGTCAGTCTGGGAGCTCACCTGGCCGGATTCGTGGGAGCGAACCTGAAGGGAAAGATCGGACGCATCACAGGTGATAACATGACCAGACTTTAGGTTGTAGGGAAAAgttcagaaaatgtctttaacctgtcattttatttataaatcatttttaaacattttacttttgttgtgccataatgcatcaaacgtgataccataaaatggtgtgcctttcggcattcaataaatttggttatcaaaataaaatattaaatattaatatttttattattaatattaaataataactttaattgattaaagttacctcggggcaccacccttcaaaggaagggaaaagatagccaatttattgattaagtctcataaaagtactaactacaaatttggaactctgattaacaattaaattaataactataaccaaaattacttatgcaacattaataaaaaagcatttgtgaaaggaaaacatttattatgaatataataaagtataaaaacacaaattacaaacagtgtaattactaaacaaagatgtgtatatgagtatacgtgtgtgtgtctgtgtgtctgtgtacttCCAAaatggtcgctggccaaagagataacacccttcctccacctattggaatgtttacgacctgtagagataatgaggtgaagagttatgcgtgtgtctgtgtgtgtgtgtgtgtctgtgtgtgtgtgtgtgtgtgtctgtgtgtgtgccaaattagagaaagttactagattggatgcaacgaaagactgtgaagagcataacagactaacattactttctcaataacttgtacccaaaatatcacaacaccacaaatcaaacttataaacatcacacagtcttgcttagcctagtataattattaagcccagttgtgttacccgtccgcggaaaggggaaaaaggaagttgctgtgcagttcgcagttttgtgtcgtcttgcaaGTCTGTGGCTCTTGCCttggtgattctgttgagcggtgtagctcagttgctggttgaagttttcctgcaggacatcgcatcgctgctaggagggttggtagagcttggagggcgaggaggtttccttggtgagatgagctggaagctgcacctttgtgctcctctcgaagagttggatggaaaaagaggatgtgagctggagaagaggctccacagccttccctcctgtggaaggattgta harbors:
- the si:ch73-264p11.1 gene encoding SH2 domain-containing protein 1B2, which encodes MAEALPLCYHGTISKKECEELLGKKNKDGAYLIRASETIQGAMCLCVYKKKVVNTYRLFQTCTGQYTLLTAGGVQETFFKTLDDLICHYKRKNQGLVMHLRHSVKRKTALLIQPRRPPEDPGEEDKQRMFEEASDYENVTDSVYVDVLPE